From the genome of Caminicella sporogenes DSM 14501:
TGACGGAGTAAAAATTGATAATATTAAAGTTACAGAAGACGAAGTAAAAGAAGCTTTAGATACAGTTGATAATCAATTTTTAGATATATTAAAAAAAGCTAAGTATAATATTGAAAGATTTCATAAAAGGCAAATTGAGAAATCTTGGATAGAACATGAAAAAAAAGGCATTATTTTAGGACAATTAATAAGACCTTTAGATAGAGTAGGGATATATGTGCCAGGAGGAACTGCATCATATCCATCATCAGTTCTTATGAACAGTATACCTGCCATGATTGCTGGGGTAAAATCTATTGCTATGGTTACTCCGCCGGATAAAAGAGGAAAAGTAAATCCAAATATCTTAGCTGCGGCTTATATAGCAGGAATAGATGAAATCTATAAGGTGGGAGGTGCTCAAGCCATAGGAGCCCTTGCCTATGGAACAGAAACTATAAAACAAGTGCAAAAAATAGTGGGACCGGGAAATATATATGTGGCAAGAGCAAAAAAAGAAGTTTTCGGAATAGTTGACATAGATATGATAGCAGGACCAAGTGAAATATGTATTATTGCAGATAAAAATAGTAATCCAAGGTATATAGCAGCCGATTTACTTTCTCAAGCAGAACATGATCAATTTGCTTTTTTAGTACTTTTTACAAATAGTATTGATTTAGCAGAAAGCGTAAAAAAAGAAGTTATAAAACAGTTAGATAAATTAGAAAGAAAGGAGATAGCAGAGAAGTCTATAGGAAATAATGGATATATTTTTATAGTTGATAGTATAGATAAAGCTATAGAAATTTCAAATGAGATAGCACCAGAACATCTTGAAATAATGGTTGATAATCCATTTGGATTGATTTCAAGGATAAAAAATGCCGGTGCTGTATTTTTAGGCAGTTTTACTCCTGAACCTGTTGGAGATTATTTTGCAGGACCAAATCATACTCTTCCTACTTCAGGGACTGCCAAGTTTTCTTCTCCATTAGGAGTTTATGATTTTGTGAAAAAAACGAGTTTAATTTATTATACTAAAGAAAGTTTGAAAGAAATAAAAGATGATGTTATATATTTTTCAAAAATAGAGGGATTGACAGCTCATGGAAATTCTATAAGGGTGAGGTTTGAATAATGAGGAAATTTGTAAAAGAAAGTATTAGGAGATTAGAAAGTTATAGTATGAATGAAGAAAAAATAGAAGTTAAGTTAAATGCAAATGAAAGTCCCTATGATATGCCAATTAATATTAAGAATGTTTTAACTGATATGTTGTTTACTGAAAAATTAAATAGGTATCCTGATAGTAAATGTTATGAATTAAGAAAAAGAATTTCAAAATATACTGGTTTAAATAGTGAAAATATAATAGTAGGGAATGGTTCAGATGAGATAATAAAAATGATAATAGATGCCTTTATAGATAAGAATGAAGTAGTAGTTAGCTACAGTCCAACATTTTCTATATATAAGATTATTACAAGTATTGCAGGTGGAAAATTTATAGAACTTGAAAATCAAATAGGCAAAGTATATATAGATGAATTAATAAATTTAGCAAATAAAAATAATGCAAAGGTCATATTTTTATGTAATCCAAATAATCCAACTGGAATGTCAATTCCAAGAGAAGATATATTTAAAATTTTGGAAAAAACAGATTCTCTAGTAATTGTAGATGAAGCATATTATGAGTTTTGCGGAGAAACAGTAATTGATAGTGTAAGAAAATATGAAAACCTCATAGTTTTAAGAACATTATCAAAGGCATTTGGACTTGCAGGAATTAGACTAGGATATGGAGTTTCAAATAAAAGAGTAATAGAAATATTAAATAAAGTAAAGCCACCATATAATATTAACAGACTATCTCAAAAGATAGGAATAATCGCTTTAGAGAATAAAGATATTTTTTTAAAGCATGTTAAAGAAATAATAAAAGAGAGAAATCGTTTAGTAAAAGAGATAGAAAATATAAAGCATATAGAAGTATTTCCAAGTAATAGCAATTTTATTTTGATTAGAAGTGAAAAATATGAAGAAATTTTAAAAAGATTTAAGTGTAAAGGAGTAGGGGTTAGAGAATACGGAGTAAATGGCGATTTAAGAAATTGTATTCGTATAAGTATAGGAACTAAAGAAGAAAATAACATAGTTTTAAGAGCCTTAAAGGAAGTGTAGTTATGAGGGAAGCTAAAATTTATAGAAGAACTGATGAAACTGAAGTGCAGATTAGTATTAATATTGATGGAGAAGGAAAGGCTGATATTAATACGGGAATAAAATTTTTTGACCATATGTTGAAGACTATGGCTAAACATGGACAATTTAATCTCAATGTAAAATGTGTGGGAGATTTAGAAATAGATACTCATCACACAGTTGAAGATATAGGTATAGTATTAGGTAAAGCAATAAAGAAAGCAATAGGTTCAAAGGAAGGAATAAAGAGATATGGACTAGCTTATACACCTATGGATGAATCCTTATCAAGGATAGCAATAGACATGAGTGGTAGGAGTTTTTTGGTTTACAATGTAGAATTTACTAGAGAATTTGTAGGAGATTTCGAAACTGAAACTTTAAGAGAATTTTTTACGGCATTAACAAATAATGCTGAATTAACTCTTCATATTAATTTGCTTTACGGAAGTAATAATCATCATATCATTGAATCAGTATTCAAAGGATTTGGAAGAGCTTTTAAGGAAGCAGTCAGTTTAAATGAAAATATAAAGGGAGTACTTTCAACAAAGGGTGTATTATAAGGGGTGAATTAATGATAGTAATAGTAGATTATGGAGTTGGAAATGTAAAGAATGTATATAATTATTTTTCTAAAATTGGTAGAAAAGTAATTATTACTGATAGAAAGAAATATATAGATAATTGTTCGTTAATAGTTTTACCGGGCGTAGGGGCTTTTAAAGATGCTATGGATAATTTAAGAAAAAAAGATTTGATTAGCGTAATTAAAGATAATGCAAAAAAAGGAAAACTTTTGATAGGTATATGTCTTGGTATGCAGCTTTTATACGAAAGAAGTTATGAAGATGGAGATTGGGAAGGGCTAGGATTATTGGAAGGTGAAATAATTAAGTTTAAAGGAGAATTAAAAGTACCTCACATGGGTTGGAATAGTTTAATAAAAAACAAACAAGATATTATTGCAGAAGATATAGAAACTGGAGAATATGTTTACTTTGTTCATTCATATTATTTGAAAACAAAAAATAATAAAGAAGTGATTTTTAAAACAAATTATGGAGTAGATGTTCCAGCGGTAATTAGAAGAAATAATATAATAGGAATGCAGTTTCACCCAGAGAAAAGTGGTAAAACAGGGGAAAAGTTTTTGAAAAATATTAAGGAGTTGATAGGGTGATAATTTTTCCAGCAATAGATATTAGAAATGGTAGATGTGTTAGACTTTATCAAGGAAAGTTTAATAGAGAAACTGTATATGATGATGACCCTGTTTTAATTGCAAAGAGATTTGAAGAAAACAAAGCAAAAGTTTTGCATGTAGTTGACCTAGATGGAGCTTTTACAGGTGAGCAGAAAAATATAGAAATAATAAAGAAGATAGTAAGGAGTATAAATATACCAGTACAAGTAGGTGGAGGAATAAGAAGTATAGAAAGAGCAAAGCAGCTTATGGATTTAGGAGTTTATAGGATAGTTATTGGTACTTGTGCAGTTAAAGAAAATATGTTTGTTGAAAATTTAGTTAAAAGGTTTGGAGATAGAGTAGTTGTTTCTATAGATACAAAAGCTGGGTGTGTATGTGTAAATGGATGGGTTGAAAGTAGTAGTTTTAAATCAGTAGAATTTGCGAAATTGTTAGAAGAAAAAGGAATTAAAACCATAGTTTATACAGATATTTCAAAGGATGGAACAATGATAGGACCTAATTTTGAGGAGATAAAAAAATTAAAGGAGAATACCTCATTGAATATAATTGCATCGGGAGGAATTGGCAGAAAAGAAGACATAGATAAGTTGAAGACATTTGGAGTATATGGGGCGATAGTTGGGAAGGCACTATATGAAGGGAAAATAAAATTAGAGGATTTTGTAAAAAATATATCATTAAAAAGGGGAGAGTATTTTGCTGACAAAGAGGATAATTCCTTGTCTTGATGTTAAAGATGGAAGAGTGGTAAAAGGTAAGAAATTTAAGAATATAGAGGATGTAGATGACCCTATACTATTAGCAAAATATTACTGTGAAAGTGGTGCTGATGAACTCGTTTTTTATGATATTATGGCTTCTTATGAAAATAGAAATATTTTTGTGAATTTAGTTGAAAAGGTGGCAGAAAATATAAATATTCCATTTTCTGTTGGTGGAGGAATACGGAGTATAGAAGATTTTACAAGGGTGCTAAGAGCAGGAGCCGATAAAGTATCAATTAATTCTGCTGCGGTGAAAAATCCAATGCTGATTAAGAAAGCAGCTTTAAAGTTTGGAAGTCAATGTGTAGTATTGTCTATAGATGTTAAGAAAACGAAAAAAGGGGATTATGTAGTATATATAGATGGTGGAAGGATAAATACGGGGTTTGATGCTTTAAAGTGGGCTAAAAAAGGAGAAAAATTGGGAGCAGGTGAGATAGTTTTGAATTCAATTGACAGTGATGGCATTAAGAGTGGATATGATATTGAAATAACCAAAATTATTTCAGAAAATGTTAAAATACCAGTTGTAGCTTCTGGAGGAGCAGGTAAAAAGAAAGATTTTTTAGAAGTTTTAAGGGATGGTAAAGCTGATGCAGCTTTGGCAGCTTCAGTTTTTCATTATAAACAAATAGAAATAAACTCTTTAAAACAATATCTTTACAATAATGGCGTAGAGGTTAGGAGAGAATAGGTATGATTGATATAAATAGTTTAAAATTTAACAATAATGGATTGATACCTGCAATTATTCAAGATTTTAACAATAAGGAAGTTTTAATGTTGGGATATATGAACAAAGAGTCTTTAAAACTTACTATAGAGTCTGGAAAAACATGGTTTTACAGCAGAAGCAGACAGAAACTGTGGAATAAAGGAGAAACTTCAGGAAATTTTCATGAAGTAGTGAGTATAAAACATGATTGTGATATGGACTGTCTTTTGGTGGAGGTCATACCAAATGGACCAACTTGTCATACTGGAAATTATAGTTGTTTTTATAAAAGAGTTTACAATAAAGATATAGAAAATATTGAAGAAGATAAAATATTTGATTTGCTTTATACTAGAATAGTAGATAGGAAAAAATTTTCAAAGGATAATTCATATACGAGATATTTATTTAATAGTGGAGTTGACAAAATTTTAAAGAAAGTAGGAGAAGAAGCAAGTGAAGTAATTATAGCAGCAAAAAATGATAGCAGAGAAGAAGTAATTTACGAAGTAGTGGATTTAATTTATCATTTAATGGTTTTATTAGTAGAAAAGGATATAATATTAAGTGATATTAGAAGAGAAATGATTAATAGATACAGGTAGCAGTGGATTATATAAGAGAGATTAGGTCTTGAGACGCTAATCTCTCTGATTATTTTTCAACTAGATCACTTATTGAAACTTGATATTGTTTTTTTTCATTATCTCTTGTTATAATAAATGCACTTCCAAGTGAAGGATTTATACTGTTAATCCATACAGATTTTCCTTGATATGTAACTTCGATATCCTTTGCAGAATTTAAGATTTCTTTTGCTCTTTTAATATCCAAATTATCAACTCCTTTATGTATTTTTCTTAATTATTTTGTCCAAAATATAAAAGAATATAACAAATTAAATTTTGATTTTGAATAAGAACAGAATATATAATTATTTTTAAATATTAAAAAAATTTACAAATTAAAAACTTATTGAAAACATTAAAAAAATGTAATATAATAAGTTTACCTAAGAACAGGAAAATGTCAAAAATTTTTGAATACAGAAAAATATATTGAAAAAAATTCAATATATTATTTTATAGGAGGTGAGAAAAACATAAAGATTATTAAAAAAATAATTACAGAATTTAAATGAAGGAGGTAAATTATGGCTAATTTAAACAATTCAGGCGAAAGAGAACAATGGGGTTCTAAGATTGGTTTTATTTTAGCTGCTGCAGGTTCAGCAGTTGGACTTGGAAACCTGTGGAAATTTCCTTACATGGCAGGTAAAAATGGTGGTGGAGCATTTGTACTTGTATATTTCATAATTTTATTCCTTGTAGGTTTTACTTTGATGTTAGCAGAGATAGTGTTAGGAAGATATACACAGTTAAATGCAATAGGTGCTTATAGAAAAATAGGCAAAAAATGGGCATTTGTTGGAGCCTTAGGTGTTTTAGCTGGATTTTTAATTTTATCATTTTATAGTGTTGTTGGTGGATGGGTAATAGCATATCTAGTAAAAACATTAACAGGAGCTTTAAATGTTACCGATGCAGAAGTACTTGGAAATATGTTTGGTAAATTGATTTCAGGTACAACAGAACCTATATTTTATCATGCATTATTTATGGTAGCTACATTTTTAATAGTTCTTGGTGGTATAGGCGGAGGTATTGAAAAATCAAGTAAGATTTTAATGCCAGGTCTTTTTGTTATGATAATTGTACTTGCTATTCGTTCTATGACTTTACCAGGAGCAGTTGAAGGTATAAAATATCTTTTAGTTCCAGATTTCTCTAAAATAAATATAGATGTAGTTCTTGATGCTCTTGGACAAGTATTTTTCTCACTAAGTTTAGGTATGGGTTGTATGATTACTTATGGTAGTTATTTGAGCAAAGATTCTAATATACCAGAAAGTGCTGTAACTATACCTTTAATAGATACAGGAGTTGCACTACTTGCAGGACTTGCTGTACTTCCAGCAGTATTTGCTTTTGGTTTTGAACCATCAGCTGGACCCGGACTTATATTTATTACATTCCCTGCAGTATTTGCTCAAATGCCATTTGGAACTTTATTTGAAATAATGTTCTTTATATTAGTTTTATTTGCAGCTTTATCTTCATCAATTTCACTACTTGAAGTTTGTGTTGCATATGTGGTTGATGAATGGAAAATGAACCGTAAAGTTGCAACAGTATCTTTAGCGTTTGTGATATTTCTTTTAGGAATTCCAGCTTCATTATCATTTGGACCATGGGCACATATTACTTTACTACCTGGAAAAGGGTTCTTCGATACGTTTGACTTTATATCAAGTAATATATTACTTCCGCTTGGTGGATTACTTCTTTGTATAGTTGTTGGATGGATATGGGGTACAGACAATGCTATTAAAGAAGCTACTAATGAAGGACAGTTAGAATTTAAATTTGCTCCATTCTGGGCATTTCTAGTTAAGTATGTTGGACCAGTAGCTATAGGAATAGTATTTATTCGTTCATTATTAGGGTAGATAAATTTAATATAATTAAAATTATAAAAATAGGTCGGAGTTTTTGCCGACCTATTTTTATTGAAATAAAAAATTTGAGTGAATATAATTAAATAAGATACGGTTATGATATTATTGTTAATGAAAATGTATTGGAAGGATGAAAAAAATGATAAGAGTATCAGAAATTCGTTTGAGTATAGATGACAATTTAGATATACTTCCTTATAAAATTAGCAAAATTTTAAAAATAAAACCTAATGAAATAATAAATTTAAATATATTTAAAGAATCAATAGATGCAAGAAGAAGGGGAAAGATTGATTTTGTGTATACTGTGGATGTAGAAGTTGAAGATGAGGAAAAGATTTTGTTAAAAAATAAAGATAAAAAAGTTATTAAGACACCCGATTTAGATTATAAGTATCCAGAGCAAGGAAGTTTAATTATTGATAAGAGACCTGTTGTTATAGGAACAGGTCCTGCTGGACTTTTTGCTGCATTGATTTTAGCTGAGATGGGATATAAGCCACTTGTTTTTGAGAGAGGAGAGGATGTAGATAAGAGGAGTAAGACTGTAGATTTATTTTGGAAGACAGGTCAGTTAAATGAAGAATCAAATGTTCAATTTGGTGAAGGCGGTGCTGGAACCTTTTCAGATGGCAAATTAACTACGCGTATAAAAGACCCTAGATGTAGAAAAGTATTAAGTGAATTTGTTAAGGCAGGAGCACCGGAAGAAATAATGTATTCTTTTAAACCTCATATTGGAACAGACCTTTTAAAAGGTGTAGTAAAAAATATAAGAAAAAGGATTATAGATTTAGGTGGAGATGTTAGATTTGAGTCAAAAGTAACAAATCTAACGATTAAAGATGGAAAAATAATTGCTGTTGAAATTAATTATAGAGAAAAGGTTAAAACTGATATTGTAGTTTTAGCTATTGGACATAGTGCTAGAGATACATTTGAGATGTTATACGAAAAAGGAATAGAAATAATTCAAAAGCCATTTGCAATTGGAGTTAGAATAGAACATCCTCAAAGTCTCATAAATAAAGTTCAGTATAAACAGTTTGCAAATCATAAAAGACTTGGACCTGCTGATTATAGACTTACATATCATACAAGTAATGGAAGGTCAGTTTATACATTTTGTATGTGTCCCGGTGGAAAAGTTGTTGCAGCAGCTTCGGAAGAAGGCAGAGTTGTAACAAATGGAATGAGTGAGTATTTAAGGGATAAGGAAAATGCAAATAGTGCTCTTCTTGTATCGGTAACTGGAGAAGATTTTGAAGGAAGTCATCCATTGGCGGGAATGTATTTTCAAAGAAAATGGGAAGAAATTGCTTATAAAGTTGGTGGAGGTAATTTTATAGCACCAGCACAATTAGTTGGTGATTTTTTAAAAAATAGAAGTTCAAAGAGAATAGGAAATGTTAAACCATCATATGCTCCGGGGGTAAAAATGACGAAAATAGATGAATGTTTGCCTTATTATGTAACTTTAGCTATGAGAGAAGCTATATTAAACATGGATAAAAAGTTAAAAGGTTTTGCATTAAAGGAAGCTATAATAACAGGAGTAGAAACTAGGAGTTCTTCGCCTATAAGAATAGTTAGGAATGATAAAAGTTTTGAAAGTGTAAATGTAAGAGGACTTTATCCTGCAGGCGAAGGTGCTGGATATGCTGGAGGAATAGTATCTGCGGCAGTTGATGGAATAAAGATAGCAGAAAAGATAATAGAAAAATATAGATTTATATAAACAGAGGAATGGTCATTTAGGCCGTTCTTTTTTTATTTGCTAATATATTTTGAAAAAATATTAAACGGTATGTATTAATATGAAATAGAAATAAGTAGCAGAGAAATTGATAAAAAATAGACAAAAACAAGATTATAAAAATTATTTTTTATGTAAATATTTATAAATATATGTTGATAAGGATTAATAATTATGCTATATTAGTAAGTAAATTTTCAAAATTTAAACGAATTAAAATATTTCAACAAATATTTTTTAAACTATACAAAATTTTCAGTAAATATTTAGCGGAAAGAAGGAATTTTTATTGCAGTATAGAATATATATAAATTAAATATACAGAAAATTTAGAAAATTACTTTGTATATTTGAGCGTTTTTAGCGCTTAAATATAAATAAATTTGAAAAGGAGGAAATAAATTAATGGAAAACAACAAATTACAAGAAAGAGATAGTTTTGGTAGTAAGCTTGGTATTATAGCTGCTGCTGCTGGTTCTGCTATTGGTCTAGGAAACATATGGAAGTTTCCTTACATCACTGGTGTTTATGGTGGTGCCGCATTTATAGTTATTTATTTAATTTGTATTGCTGCGATTGGTTTTCCTGTAATGTTGTCAGAATTTATTATTGGACGTAAAGGTCAGAGAAATGCTATAGGTGCATTTCAAAAATTAGCACCGGGAACCCCGTGGTTTTTAACTGGTTGGATGGGAGTTGCAGCTGCATTTATGATTCTTGCATTTTATGGAGTTGTTGCAGGCTGGTGTTTAGAGTATGTATTTAAAGCTCTTATAAATTCTTTTGCAGGACAGTCTCCTGAAGCAATAGGTAATATGTTTGGTTCATTTATTTCTTCTACAGCAAAGCCTATATTTTGGCAAGTATTTTTCATGTTGCTGACAGGTTTAATAGTTATTGCAGGAGTTAAAGATGGTATAGAAAAGTATGCTAAAATACTAATGCCAGCTTTATTGGTAATTATTATTATTCTTGACATTCGTGCAGTAACACTTCCAGGAGCAAAAGCAGGTTTAGAATTTCTTTTTAAACCTGATTGGGGGAAAGTTAGTGCACAAGGGGTATTAGTAGCTTTAGGACACGCATTCTTTTCACTAAGTTTAGGTATGGGTACTATGATTACTTATGGTTCTTATATAGGTAAAAAGGAAAATCTTGCTGATACAGCTATTCAAGTTACTATAGCAGATACATTGATTGCATTACTTGCAGGTATAGCTATATTCCCAGCTGTATTTGCATTTGGAATTGAACCAGGAGCAGGTGCAGGATTAGTTTTTGTAACACTACCAAATGTGTTCCAGCAAATGCCTGGTGGATATTTCTTTGCAATATTGTTCTTTATTTTATTAACTGTGGCTGCATTAACTTCATCAATATCTATATTAGAAGTTGTAGTAGCATACTTTGTTGAAGACCTTAAAATGGCAAGAAAAAGAGCTACTGTTATTGCAACTATTGCAATAACTCTTTTAGGTATTCCTTGTTCATTATCAATGGGAAGTATGTCAAAAGTAACATTCTTTGGAAAGAACTTTTTTGACTTATTAGATTTTACTGCTTCAAATATATTTTTACCATTAGGCGGATTATTAATATCAGCTTTTGTTGGATGGTATATGGGTAAGAAGGAAGTTGAAGCAGAAGTTAATCAAGAAGGAGTTAATATTAGTTATATACCATTGTTTATGTTTTTAGTTAAGTTTATAGCGCCGATAGCAATAGCTATAGTATTCTTAAACGGTATAGGATTATTAAAGTTTTAAATTAATTTTATGTAAAAAATTTTATATAAAAAAAGGTCGATAAAATCGGCCTTTTTTGCATATTTATGATATATTTGTTAAATATTAAAAATATATAATAAAAAGTGTTGACATTTATAAAGGAATTGCATATAATAAAATTACCCCCGGGTGGTATAGGGGAATAAAATTTACAGGAGGATATTGATATGAAAATAAAAGTTTCTGATAAAGCAAAAGAAATGATAAAAAAGACAATTGATGAGAAAAATATTATTGAACCTAATATAAGAATATATATTAGTGGTATCGGCTGAGGCGGTCCTACTTTTGGTATTGCTCTGGATGAGCAAAAAGAAAATGATTATTTAGAAGAAAAAGAAGGTATAAAATATTTGGTAGAGAAAGAATTAATTGAAAAATATGGTGGATTTGAAATTGATTATTCAAGAGGATGGCTTTACAGAGGTTTTCATGTAAAACCAAATTATGGCGGTTCTTCTTGTTCATAATACTTAATATAGAAAGGAGATGAATATGCCGAAAGTAAAATCACATATGAAATGGTCTTGGATTTTAATGGTAATATTTATGATATTATCTATAATAGATGTTAGATTTGGAGTATTGGGTTTTATTTGCATGATATTCCCAATGTATCAAGCTATTAGAGGTAGAGGAAAAATTCATTGTTCTCATTATTGTCCTAGAGGTTCTTTGTTAGGAAACTTTCTAAAATATATTAGTTTAGATTATAATTTACCAAAATCTATAAGAAGTAAAACAGCTAAAAATATTTTATTGACATTAATGATGGTAGTGTTTAGTATATCTTTGTTTAAAGCAGGATTTAATGTTAAGAGAATAGGGTTAGCAGTATTTAGATTTATGGCTGTATCTTCTATTATAAGTGTTATTATGGGTATATTTTTTAAACCTAGGTCATGGTGTCAAGTTTGTCCAATGGGTCATGCTACAGGACTAATTAAGCAGTCTATGGACAAAAATACAAAGAAAGCTGAAAAAATAACAAAAGAGAGAAAAATAGCATAAAAAATATATAATAAAATGGAGGTATGTAATATGAATAAAAAAGTTGTTGTTTATACAAGTGATACATGTGTATACTGTCATCAAGCTAAAGATTATTTAAATTCTAAGGGAATACAGTTTGAAGAAAGAAATGTATCAAGAGATATGAATGCGAGAAAGGAATTAATGTCTAAAGGATTTATGGGAGTACCTGTAATAATGGTCGATGAAGAAGTAATACAAGGTTTTGATAGAGAAAGATTAGAAGAATTATTGGGTTAGTGTATTGAAGGAGTCGTCTTTCAGTGATTTTTAAAATCGTTGAAAAAGGCGGCTCTTTTGATTTTTTGCTAATAGAAAAAGGGCATTTCAGCCCTAAAATTTATTTTTGTTTTGAAATAGTTTTTTTATTTGACAGGTTTGTAATAAATCAAATCAGTATAAAGTTGTCCTTCATATTCTTCATATCTTACTCCAGCTAAAATATATTTTTGTTTTTTTCTAAATGCTAATGAAGCAAAATTTGGTGTTGGATTTATAATAGTTTCAGCAAATATGTTTTTAATGCCTGTTTTTTTAAGGTCTTTAATCAATGATTTATATAATATGCTGCCAATACCTTTGCCTGTATATCCATGTAATATGGCTGTTTTATCTATAACAACAAAATTATCTGTTTTGTTCATATCAAAAATGGGAGACCAATATATATCTTCAATCCATGTAGGATTATATTTCAGCCACTTTTCTTTTGTGTATGCCATAAGAAAACCTAGAGGGTTATTATTAGATTCAGCTATATAAAAATGTTCAAGTTCGTTGATTCTATCTTTGAAAAATGTTTTATATTTTTTAGGTCTAGATACATAGTTATCCATTAAAAAACCTTCATACGAATTTTTAGTTTTTGAACCGACACTACAAGCTATTTCATAAATAGCTTCGACATCTGAAATAGATGCTTTCCTTACTTTAATTAGATTTTTATTAATTTTTTCTTTTTTAATAGTATTTTTTTGATTTAAATTTAGAGAATTATTTAAGTTTATTATTTCCATATGTTACCCCCTTGTTTAGTTATTTGTTATAATACTTTACAGATGAATTAAAGTAGAAATGTGATTAGTTGTAAAGATTTGATTTTTAATTTTTATAGAGTTATTTAAAAAGAAAATAATTGACTAAATATTTTAAATATTAAGCATTAAATACTGTATACAAAATCTGGGATTATAGAAAAATAAATAAGTAGTTTTAATAAATTGAAGATATGTTAATTTAAAACAAAGTAATATTTTAAAAAGAGACTATAATAGAAAATGGTTTAAACGAAAAGAAAAAATAAATAAAGGAAGTTACAAGAATGGGGACAGAGGATTATAGAAAACGATATAAATAACCCCTGCATTAAGAGAGTTTTTAAATTTCTCCTAAAAATTTTCTTGCAACAAAAAACAAAATATTTAAATATATTATAACATATAAAATAGAAAAAATCAAATATTCAGAAAATATTTCTAAGTGAAAGAGATTCATTTTCTTTGATATGATTAATATGAAATTTTAATAAAGATGTTTCAACTAAGAGGTTATCTTTATTTTGAGTTAATATATATTTTCTTACTTTAATTAAAGATAAATTAGTTTTTTCTATTTCATCATGATTTATAACTAACTTTAAAATTTTTAAAGAATTATTCCATTTAGTTTCTAAAAGTTTTAAATTTTTTTGAGCAGAAAACCATTGGTCTTTAACTATATTGTATTCTATTTTTTGTGTAAGCATTGTCAATTCTTTAGATGTATCAGCAATAAAGTTAAAAGTAAATATCCAATTTAATAGTAATAAAACTATTAATAGAGTAGATATAAATAAAGATTTCATAAATAACACCTCTTTAAGTTTCATTTTCATTTTTTTTATGTATATTTAAATTCATGTTTTTATCTATAGAAGCATATAAAATGTCGGTTACATCAT
Proteins encoded in this window:
- the hisD gene encoding histidinol dehydrogenase, with translation MKIVELCDKSYKDVLNNLLKRDIEDFYEIDKNIIAILRNVKDFKDKALYDYTFKFDGVKIDNIKVTEDEVKEALDTVDNQFLDILKKAKYNIERFHKRQIEKSWIEHEKKGIILGQLIRPLDRVGIYVPGGTASYPSSVLMNSIPAMIAGVKSIAMVTPPDKRGKVNPNILAAAYIAGIDEIYKVGGAQAIGALAYGTETIKQVQKIVGPGNIYVARAKKEVFGIVDIDMIAGPSEICIIADKNSNPRYIAADLLSQAEHDQFAFLVLFTNSIDLAESVKKEVIKQLDKLERKEIAEKSIGNNGYIFIVDSIDKAIEISNEIAPEHLEIMVDNPFGLISRIKNAGAVFLGSFTPEPVGDYFAGPNHTLPTSGTAKFSSPLGVYDFVKKTSLIYYTKESLKEIKDDVIYFSKIEGLTAHGNSIRVRFE
- the hisC gene encoding histidinol-phosphate transaminase, producing MRKFVKESIRRLESYSMNEEKIEVKLNANESPYDMPINIKNVLTDMLFTEKLNRYPDSKCYELRKRISKYTGLNSENIIVGNGSDEIIKMIIDAFIDKNEVVVSYSPTFSIYKIITSIAGGKFIELENQIGKVYIDELINLANKNNAKVIFLCNPNNPTGMSIPREDIFKILEKTDSLVIVDEAYYEFCGETVIDSVRKYENLIVLRTLSKAFGLAGIRLGYGVSNKRVIEILNKVKPPYNINRLSQKIGIIALENKDIFLKHVKEIIKERNRLVKEIENIKHIEVFPSNSNFILIRSEKYEEILKRFKCKGVGVREYGVNGDLRNCIRISIGTKEENNIVLRALKEV
- the hisB gene encoding imidazoleglycerol-phosphate dehydratase HisB, with amino-acid sequence MREAKIYRRTDETEVQISINIDGEGKADINTGIKFFDHMLKTMAKHGQFNLNVKCVGDLEIDTHHTVEDIGIVLGKAIKKAIGSKEGIKRYGLAYTPMDESLSRIAIDMSGRSFLVYNVEFTREFVGDFETETLREFFTALTNNAELTLHINLLYGSNNHHIIESVFKGFGRAFKEAVSLNENIKGVLSTKGVL
- the hisH gene encoding imidazole glycerol phosphate synthase subunit HisH, encoding MIVIVDYGVGNVKNVYNYFSKIGRKVIITDRKKYIDNCSLIVLPGVGAFKDAMDNLRKKDLISVIKDNAKKGKLLIGICLGMQLLYERSYEDGDWEGLGLLEGEIIKFKGELKVPHMGWNSLIKNKQDIIAEDIETGEYVYFVHSYYLKTKNNKEVIFKTNYGVDVPAVIRRNNIIGMQFHPEKSGKTGEKFLKNIKELIG
- the hisA gene encoding 1-(5-phosphoribosyl)-5-[(5-phosphoribosylamino)methylideneamino]imidazole-4-carboxamide isomerase, whose product is MIIFPAIDIRNGRCVRLYQGKFNRETVYDDDPVLIAKRFEENKAKVLHVVDLDGAFTGEQKNIEIIKKIVRSINIPVQVGGGIRSIERAKQLMDLGVYRIVIGTCAVKENMFVENLVKRFGDRVVVSIDTKAGCVCVNGWVESSSFKSVEFAKLLEEKGIKTIVYTDISKDGTMIGPNFEEIKKLKENTSLNIIASGGIGRKEDIDKLKTFGVYGAIVGKALYEGKIKLEDFVKNISLKRGEYFADKEDNSLS
- the hisF gene encoding imidazole glycerol phosphate synthase subunit HisF — encoded protein: MLTKRIIPCLDVKDGRVVKGKKFKNIEDVDDPILLAKYYCESGADELVFYDIMASYENRNIFVNLVEKVAENINIPFSVGGGIRSIEDFTRVLRAGADKVSINSAAVKNPMLIKKAALKFGSQCVVLSIDVKKTKKGDYVVYIDGGRINTGFDALKWAKKGEKLGAGEIVLNSIDSDGIKSGYDIEITKIISENVKIPVVASGGAGKKKDFLEVLRDGKADAALAASVFHYKQIEINSLKQYLYNNGVEVRRE